The Niallia alba genome includes a window with the following:
- a CDS encoding beta-glucoside-specific PTS transporter subunit IIABC, with the protein MKYEQLAKDIIANVGGKENVSSVVHCITRLRFKLRDESKANTEILKNMDDVVTVMKSGGQYQVVIGNHVPDVYKAVVSVGGFQSQQPVEEEQGSKGSLFNRFIDMISSIFTPVLGVLAASGMIKGFNALFLSIGWLTDSSGTYQILNATGDALFYFLPIFLGYTAIKKFGGTPFIGMAIGAALVYPTLSTLTTGDPLYTIFGGTLFESPIHITFLGIPVILMSYSSSVIPIILSAFFASKVEKWLRTVIPDVVKAFIVPLFTLLIVVPVTFLVIGPIATWASTLIGQGSLFLYNLSPAIAGLLIGGFWQVLVIFGLHWGLVPIAINNVATLGYDTILSPVFAASFAQIGAVLAILIKTNNQKLKTLSYPAFISGIFGVTEPAIYGVTLPLKKPFIISCIGAGIGGAIAGLTDVKGYIIGGLGIFGIPSYITPTRINMNLWGALISIIVGFIVAFLLTLFFGGINKSQDSTGKTTASNQVAATKVEKEEVKSPLNGEVKALSKVQDEAFASGALGHGIAIEPSEGKLYAPADGTVSALFPTKHAIGITTDTGVDILIHIGMDTVQLEGKHFTVHTTQGEIVRKGQLLIEFDMDEITKAGKPLTTPIVITNYREFHLEVTDKKQIHQGDLLFRLETKG; encoded by the coding sequence ATGAAATATGAGCAATTAGCAAAAGATATTATTGCCAATGTGGGTGGAAAAGAAAACGTTTCCAGTGTTGTTCATTGTATTACGCGTCTCCGCTTTAAGCTACGAGATGAGAGTAAAGCAAATACAGAAATACTAAAAAACATGGATGATGTTGTAACTGTTATGAAAAGCGGTGGTCAATATCAAGTGGTTATCGGTAACCATGTTCCAGACGTATACAAAGCAGTTGTTTCAGTAGGCGGCTTTCAAAGCCAACAGCCTGTAGAGGAAGAGCAAGGTTCTAAAGGATCTCTTTTCAATCGATTTATTGATATGATTTCGAGTATTTTTACTCCCGTTCTTGGAGTTCTAGCAGCATCAGGGATGATCAAAGGGTTTAATGCACTATTTTTATCAATAGGATGGCTAACAGATTCTTCTGGCACTTATCAAATTTTAAATGCAACAGGAGATGCACTATTTTACTTCTTACCAATCTTCTTAGGGTATACAGCAATTAAGAAATTTGGAGGAACACCGTTTATTGGAATGGCGATAGGGGCTGCATTGGTTTATCCAACCTTATCTACTTTAACAACAGGTGATCCTTTATATACCATATTTGGAGGTACATTATTTGAATCACCAATCCATATTACTTTTTTAGGAATACCAGTAATTTTAATGAGTTATTCTTCTTCCGTTATTCCGATTATTCTTTCCGCATTCTTTGCTTCTAAAGTAGAGAAATGGTTAAGAACTGTTATACCAGATGTAGTGAAAGCATTTATTGTTCCGTTATTTACGTTATTGATTGTCGTTCCTGTTACATTTCTCGTTATTGGTCCAATTGCAACATGGGCAAGTACATTAATTGGTCAAGGTTCTTTATTCTTATATAACTTAAGTCCAGCCATTGCAGGATTATTAATAGGCGGGTTCTGGCAAGTACTGGTTATCTTCGGTCTTCATTGGGGTCTAGTACCAATTGCTATTAACAATGTAGCAACACTTGGCTATGATACTATTTTATCTCCTGTATTTGCAGCGTCCTTTGCGCAAATTGGTGCAGTCCTTGCTATTTTAATTAAAACGAACAATCAAAAGTTAAAAACGTTGAGTTATCCAGCTTTTATTTCCGGTATTTTTGGTGTAACTGAGCCAGCAATTTATGGGGTTACCTTACCATTAAAGAAACCATTTATTATTAGCTGTATCGGTGCAGGTATAGGTGGTGCTATTGCAGGTCTTACAGATGTAAAGGGTTACATTATTGGAGGTCTTGGAATTTTTGGTATCCCTTCTTATATTACTCCTACTAGAATCAATATGAACTTATGGGGAGCACTAATATCAATCATTGTTGGTTTTATAGTAGCATTCTTATTAACATTATTCTTTGGAGGTATTAACAAAAGTCAAGATTCGACTGGAAAAACTACAGCATCAAACCAAGTAGCAGCAACAAAAGTAGAAAAAGAGGAAGTAAAAAGCCCTTTGAATGGAGAAGTGAAAGCTTTATCAAAAGTACAAGATGAAGCATTTGCATCTGGAGCACTTGGCCATGGGATTGCAATTGAACCGAGTGAAGGAAAATTATATGCTCCAGCAGATGGGACTGTCTCTGCTTTATTTCCAACGAAGCATGCAATTGGTATCACAACTGACACTGGTGTAGATATTTTAATTCATATCGGAATGGATACCGTTCAATTGGAAGGGAAGCATTTTACTGTACACACTACACAAGGTGAAATTGTAAGAAAAGGGCAATTACTTATCGAATTCGATATGGATGAAATAACGAAAGCTGGGAAGCCTTTAACGACGCCGATCGTTATTACAAACTATAGAGAGTTTCATTTAGAAGTTACAGATAAAAAACAGATACACCAAGGAGATTTATTATTTCGCCTAGAAACGAAGGGATAA
- a CDS encoding 6-phospho-beta-glucosidase has translation MAFPKGFLWGGAIAANQAEGAYLEDGKGLTTVDLLPTGDKRFEIMMGNLPSYEPLEGEFYPSHEAIDFYHRYKEDIALFAEMGFKSLRLSISWARIYPNGDDSTPNEAGLQFYDDIFDELLKYGIEPVVTIAHFDVPINLVKNYGSWKNRKLVDFFEKYATTLFERYKDKVKYWMTFNEINMLLHLPFVGAGLVFEEGEDKLEVKYQAAHHQLIASSLAVKAGHEINPNMKIGCMLAAGQTYPYSCNPDDVFDAMEKDRDSFFFIDVQSRGKYPGYAKRFFKDKNISIKMEEQDEALLAEYTVDYIGFSYYASRTTSTNPEINKQTSGNVFGSIENPYLEKSEWGWTIDPKGFRITANQLYDRYQKPLFVVENGLGAIDIPEEDGEIKDDYRIDYLRKHVLEMSEAIEDGVEIIGYTSWGPIDIVSASTGEMKKRYGYIYVDKDNEGNGTLNRSKKKSFDWYKEVIVSNGEKV, from the coding sequence ATGGCGTTTCCAAAAGGATTTTTATGGGGTGGAGCAATTGCTGCCAATCAAGCAGAAGGAGCTTATTTAGAAGATGGCAAGGGCTTAACAACTGTTGATTTATTGCCAACAGGGGATAAAAGGTTTGAGATTATGATGGGAAACCTTCCGTCTTACGAGCCGCTTGAAGGAGAATTCTATCCTTCACATGAAGCAATTGACTTCTATCATCGATATAAAGAGGATATTGCCCTTTTTGCAGAAATGGGATTTAAATCACTGCGTTTATCGATTTCATGGGCAAGAATCTATCCGAACGGTGATGATTCTACACCAAATGAAGCTGGGCTACAGTTTTATGATGATATTTTTGATGAGCTATTAAAGTATGGAATCGAACCAGTAGTAACTATTGCTCATTTTGATGTACCTATTAATCTAGTAAAGAACTATGGGAGCTGGAAAAATCGTAAACTAGTTGATTTCTTTGAAAAATATGCAACTACCTTGTTTGAGCGTTATAAGGATAAAGTGAAATATTGGATGACTTTTAATGAGATCAACATGCTTTTACATTTGCCATTTGTTGGTGCAGGATTGGTGTTTGAAGAAGGAGAAGATAAGCTTGAAGTGAAATATCAAGCAGCACATCATCAATTGATTGCAAGCAGCTTGGCTGTAAAAGCAGGGCATGAAATCAATCCTAATATGAAAATTGGTTGTATGCTGGCAGCAGGCCAAACATATCCATATTCCTGTAATCCAGATGACGTCTTTGATGCAATGGAAAAAGATAGAGATTCATTCTTCTTCATAGATGTTCAATCTCGAGGAAAATATCCTGGCTATGCCAAGCGATTTTTCAAGGATAAAAATATATCAATTAAAATGGAAGAGCAGGATGAAGCATTATTAGCGGAATATACAGTTGATTATATTGGTTTTAGCTACTATGCGAGCAGAACTACAAGTACAAATCCAGAAATTAATAAGCAAACTTCTGGGAATGTATTCGGTTCTATTGAAAATCCATATTTAGAAAAATCAGAGTGGGGTTGGACAATCGATCCGAAAGGTTTCCGTATCACAGCAAATCAATTGTATGATCGCTATCAAAAGCCGTTATTTGTAGTAGAGAATGGTTTAGGGGCTATCGATATACCAGAAGAAGATGGAGAGATAAAGGATGATTATCGTATCGATTATCTACGTAAACACGTTTTAGAAATGTCTGAGGCGATAGAGGATGGTGTAGAAATAATTGGCTATACCAGCTGGGGGCCAATTGATATAGTAAGTGCTTCAACAGGTGAAATGAAAAAACGCTATGGCTATATTTATGTAGATAAAGATAACGAAGGGAATGGGACATTAAATCGATCAAAGAAAAAGAGTTTCGATTGGTATAAAGAAGTCATTGTATCCAATGGAGAAAAGGTATAA
- the licT gene encoding BglG family transcription antiterminator LicT: MKIEKVYNNNVIGTFNNKKEELVVMGRGIAFQKKPGDLVDETKIEKIFALKNNDMSEKFKTLLYEVPVEYIVITEEVIKIASSRLGRKLNDSFYISLTDHLHFAVQRIEKGYEIKNALLWEIKRFYKEEFAIGMETVHLIKDKLGVELPEDEAGFIAMHLVNSDLNQEMPNIANITKVMQNILNIVKYHYKMEFDEESLNYFRFLTHLKFFAQRLYSKTYMDDDDPYLYEMVKHKHQEAFKCTEKINEYIENQFNYSLTDNEKLYLAIHIQRVVNR; encoded by the coding sequence ATGAAAATAGAAAAAGTATATAACAATAACGTAATCGGTACATTTAATAATAAAAAAGAAGAATTAGTAGTAATGGGCAGAGGGATTGCTTTTCAGAAGAAACCTGGTGATTTAGTTGATGAAACAAAAATCGAGAAAATATTTGCTTTAAAAAATAATGATATGTCGGAAAAGTTTAAAACACTCCTATATGAAGTGCCGGTTGAATATATCGTCATAACGGAAGAAGTTATAAAGATTGCTAGCAGCAGGCTTGGGAGGAAGTTAAATGATAGTTTTTATATTTCTCTAACCGATCATCTCCATTTTGCTGTGCAAAGAATAGAAAAAGGATATGAAATTAAGAATGCATTATTATGGGAAATAAAACGATTTTATAAGGAAGAGTTTGCTATTGGAATGGAGACGGTTCATCTAATTAAGGATAAGTTAGGTGTTGAACTACCAGAAGATGAGGCGGGATTTATTGCTATGCATCTAGTCAATTCAGATTTAAATCAAGAAATGCCTAATATCGCAAACATAACAAAGGTAATGCAAAATATACTAAATATTGTTAAATATCATTATAAAATGGAATTTGACGAGGAATCTTTAAATTACTTTCGGTTTCTTACCCATTTGAAATTTTTTGCGCAAAGACTATACAGCAAGACATACATGGATGATGATGACCCATACCTCTATGAAATGGTTAAACATAAACATCAGGAAGCATTTAAATGTACGGAAAAAATAAATGAATACATTGAAAATCAATTCAATTATTCTTTAACAGATAATGAAAAGTTATATTTAGCAATTCATATACAAAGGGTAGTTAATCGTTAG